Proteins co-encoded in one Brassica rapa cultivar Chiifu-401-42 chromosome A02, CAAS_Brap_v3.01, whole genome shotgun sequence genomic window:
- the LOC103852025 gene encoding cytochrome b5, whose product MASDKKVLGFEEVSQHNKTKDCWLIISGKVYDVTPFMDDHPGGDEVLLSSTGKDATNDFEDVGHSDTARDMMEKYYIGEIDSSSVPKTRTYVAPAQPAYNQDKTPEFIIKILQFLVPILILGLALVVRQYTKKE is encoded by the exons ATGGCTTCAGACAAGAAGGTTCTAGGTTTCGAAGAAGTTTCACAACACAACAAAACCAAAGACTGTTGGCTTATCATCTCCGGCAAG GTGTATGATGTGACCCCATTCATGGATGATCATCCTGGAGGCGATGAAGTCTTGTTGTCCTCAACAG GGAAAGATGCTACGAATGACTTTGAAGACGTTGGACACAGCGACACCGCAAGGGACATGATGGAGAAGTACTACATCGGCGAGATCGATTCGTCTAGCGTTCCAAAAACAAGGACATACGTTGCACCTGCTCAACCCGCTTACAACCAAGACAAGACACCAGAGTTCATCATCAAGATTCTGCAGTTCCTTGTCCCGATCTTGATCTTGGGTCTCGCTCTTGTTGTCCGTCAATATACCAAGAAAGAGTAG
- the LOC103852024 gene encoding GTPase-activating protein GYP7 isoform X5 yields MKSLRRSHTSTSSANSSSTSLPSSSSSTTSTSPPSSSSSWIHLRSVLFVANPSSPSSVTSSDRRRKSPWSRRKRKRPLTPHQWRSLFTTEGKLRDGGVRFLKKVRSRGVDPSIRGEVWLFLLGVTSEEREAVKTQRRNEYEKLQRRCKMLLKRGDGSTDDLEEEADEQYVRFMDDCKTTKQIINQDVVSAVNTDSSDTDSCEDDDEDVQLLPSDVYSNNSEENNTCLFGEIQVEDTVHEDFSTWQRIIRLDALRADSDWATYSTSSTTITETKARGLAESVALKDYDHLEACRLHHAARLVAILEAYALYDPEIGYCQGMSDLLSPILAVISEDHDAFWSFVGFMKKARHNFRLDEAGIQRQLRIVSKIIKSKDSQLYKHLENLQAEDCSFVYRMVLVMFRRELSFEQTLCLWEVMWADQAAIRAGVGKSPWSRIRQQAPPTDDLLLYAIAALVLRRKLIIQRYSSMDEIVEECNSMAGQLDVWKLLDDAHHLVVTLHDKIETLSSRSLSV; encoded by the exons ATGAAGTCGTTACGGCGAAGCCACACTTCAACGTCCTCGGCGAATTCGTCTTCCACTTCGTtaccatcttcatcttcttctacgACTTCTACTTCACCTCCTTCGTCTTCTTCGTCGTGGATCCATCTCCGATCGGTTCTCTTTGTGGCTAATCCTTCATCTCCATCTTCTGTAACTTCTTCCGATCG CCGACGGAAGTCACCGTGGTCTCGCCGGAAAAGAAAACGGCCCTTGACGCCGCATCAGTGGAGGAGTTTATTTACTACGGAAGGGAAACTTCGTGATGGCGGGGTTAGGTTTCTGAAGAAAGTTAGAAGCAGA GGTGTTGATCCAAGTATTCGTGGAGAAGTGTGGCTCTTCTTGCTCGGAGT TACTAGTGAAGAACGGGAAGCTGTTAAAACACAAAGAAG AAATGAGTATGAGAAACTACAAAGACGGTGCAAGATGCTTCTCAAGCGCGGCGATGGAAGTACCGATGATCTTGAGGAAGAAGCAGACGAGCAATACGTTAGATTCATGGATGATTGCAAGACtaccaaacaaataataaacCAAGACGTGGTCTCTGCTGTGAACACTGATTCTTCTGATACTGACTCTTGCGAAGACGACGATGAAGATGTTCAGCTGCTTCCTTCTGATGTATACAGTAATAACTCTGAAGAGAATAATACTTGTCTTTTTGGTGAGATCCAAGTAGAAGACACTGTACACGAAGATTTCTCTACATGGCAACGTATCATCCGTCTCGATGCTTTACGTGCTGATTCAGACTGGGCCACTTACTCCACATCCTCGACCACAATCACAGAAACCAAAGCTCGCGGTCTAGCCGAGTCCGTCGCCTTAAAAGACTACGACCACTTAGAAGCCTGCCGGCTCCACCACGCTGCACGTCTTGTTGCTATCCTCGAAGCCTACGCTCTCTACGACCCCGAGATAGGCTACTGCCAAGGAATGAGCGACCTCTTATCCCCCATCCTCGCCGTCATCTCCGAAGACCACGACGCCTTCTGGTCCTTCGTCGGTTTCATGAAGAAAGCTCGCCACAACTTCAGGCTCGACGAGGCAGGGATCCAGAGACAGCTCCGCATCGTGTCCAAGATCATCAAATCCAAAGACTCTCAGCTCTACAAACACTTGGAGAATCTCCAGGCGGAGGATTGTAGCTTCGTCTACAGGATGGTGCTTGTGATGTTTAGGAGGGAGTTGAGCTTTGAGCAGACGCTTTGTCTGTGGGAAGTCATGTGGGCTGATCAGGCTGCTATTAGAGCTGGCGTTGGGAAGTCGCCGTGGAGCAGGATCAGGCAGCAAGCGCCTCCGACGGATGATCTCTTGCTGTACGCGATCGCGGCGCTGGTGCTGAGGAGGAAGCTGATCATACAGAGGTACAGTAGTATGGATGAGATTGTGGAGGAGTGTAATAGCATGGCGGGTCAGCTTGATGTGTGGAAGCTTCTGGATGATGCGCATCACCTTGTGGTGACGCTTCATGATAAGATTGAAACTCTTTCTTCTCGGTCTCTCAGTGTTTGA
- the LOC103852024 gene encoding GTPase-activating protein GYP7 isoform X2 — translation MKSLRRSHTSTSSANSSSTSLPSSSSSTTSTSPPSSSSSWIHLRSVLFVANPSSPSSVTSSDRSRRKSPWSRRKRKRPLTPHQWRSLFTTEGKLRDGGVRFLKKVRSRGVDPSIRGEVWLFLLGVYDLNSTSEEREAVKTQRRNEYEKLQRRCKMLLKRGDGSTDDLEEEADEQYVRFMDDCKTTKQIINQDVVSAVNTDSSDTDSCEDDDEDVQLLPSDVYSNNSEENNTCLFGEIQVEDTVHEDFSTWQRIIRLDALRADSDWATYSTSSTTITETKARGLAESVALKDYDHLEACRLHHAARLVAILEAYALYDPEIGYCQGMSDLLSPILAVISEDHDAFWSFVGFMKKARHNFRLDEAGIQRQLRIVSKIIKSKDSQLYKHLENLQAEDCSFVYRMVLVMFRRELSFEQTLCLWEVMWADQAAIRAGVGKSPWSRIRQQAPPTDDLLLYAIAALVLRRKLIIQRYSSMDEIVEECNSMAGQLDVWKLLDDAHHLVVTLHDKIETLSSRSLSV, via the exons ATGAAGTCGTTACGGCGAAGCCACACTTCAACGTCCTCGGCGAATTCGTCTTCCACTTCGTtaccatcttcatcttcttctacgACTTCTACTTCACCTCCTTCGTCTTCTTCGTCGTGGATCCATCTCCGATCGGTTCTCTTTGTGGCTAATCCTTCATCTCCATCTTCTGTAACTTCTTCCGATCG CAGCCGACGGAAGTCACCGTGGTCTCGCCGGAAAAGAAAACGGCCCTTGACGCCGCATCAGTGGAGGAGTTTATTTACTACGGAAGGGAAACTTCGTGATGGCGGGGTTAGGTTTCTGAAGAAAGTTAGAAGCAGA GGTGTTGATCCAAGTATTCGTGGAGAAGTGTGGCTCTTCTTGCTCGGAGT CTATGATTTGAATAGTACTAGTGAAGAACGGGAAGCTGTTAAAACACAAAGAAG AAATGAGTATGAGAAACTACAAAGACGGTGCAAGATGCTTCTCAAGCGCGGCGATGGAAGTACCGATGATCTTGAGGAAGAAGCAGACGAGCAATACGTTAGATTCATGGATGATTGCAAGACtaccaaacaaataataaacCAAGACGTGGTCTCTGCTGTGAACACTGATTCTTCTGATACTGACTCTTGCGAAGACGACGATGAAGATGTTCAGCTGCTTCCTTCTGATGTATACAGTAATAACTCTGAAGAGAATAATACTTGTCTTTTTGGTGAGATCCAAGTAGAAGACACTGTACACGAAGATTTCTCTACATGGCAACGTATCATCCGTCTCGATGCTTTACGTGCTGATTCAGACTGGGCCACTTACTCCACATCCTCGACCACAATCACAGAAACCAAAGCTCGCGGTCTAGCCGAGTCCGTCGCCTTAAAAGACTACGACCACTTAGAAGCCTGCCGGCTCCACCACGCTGCACGTCTTGTTGCTATCCTCGAAGCCTACGCTCTCTACGACCCCGAGATAGGCTACTGCCAAGGAATGAGCGACCTCTTATCCCCCATCCTCGCCGTCATCTCCGAAGACCACGACGCCTTCTGGTCCTTCGTCGGTTTCATGAAGAAAGCTCGCCACAACTTCAGGCTCGACGAGGCAGGGATCCAGAGACAGCTCCGCATCGTGTCCAAGATCATCAAATCCAAAGACTCTCAGCTCTACAAACACTTGGAGAATCTCCAGGCGGAGGATTGTAGCTTCGTCTACAGGATGGTGCTTGTGATGTTTAGGAGGGAGTTGAGCTTTGAGCAGACGCTTTGTCTGTGGGAAGTCATGTGGGCTGATCAGGCTGCTATTAGAGCTGGCGTTGGGAAGTCGCCGTGGAGCAGGATCAGGCAGCAAGCGCCTCCGACGGATGATCTCTTGCTGTACGCGATCGCGGCGCTGGTGCTGAGGAGGAAGCTGATCATACAGAGGTACAGTAGTATGGATGAGATTGTGGAGGAGTGTAATAGCATGGCGGGTCAGCTTGATGTGTGGAAGCTTCTGGATGATGCGCATCACCTTGTGGTGACGCTTCATGATAAGATTGAAACTCTTTCTTCTCGGTCTCTCAGTGTTTGA
- the LOC103852024 gene encoding GTPase-activating protein GYP7 isoform X1 translates to MKSLRRSHTSTSSANSSSTSLPSSSSSTTSTSPPSSSSSWIHLRSVLFVANPSSPSSVTSSDRSSRRKSPWSRRKRKRPLTPHQWRSLFTTEGKLRDGGVRFLKKVRSRGVDPSIRGEVWLFLLGVYDLNSTSEEREAVKTQRRNEYEKLQRRCKMLLKRGDGSTDDLEEEADEQYVRFMDDCKTTKQIINQDVVSAVNTDSSDTDSCEDDDEDVQLLPSDVYSNNSEENNTCLFGEIQVEDTVHEDFSTWQRIIRLDALRADSDWATYSTSSTTITETKARGLAESVALKDYDHLEACRLHHAARLVAILEAYALYDPEIGYCQGMSDLLSPILAVISEDHDAFWSFVGFMKKARHNFRLDEAGIQRQLRIVSKIIKSKDSQLYKHLENLQAEDCSFVYRMVLVMFRRELSFEQTLCLWEVMWADQAAIRAGVGKSPWSRIRQQAPPTDDLLLYAIAALVLRRKLIIQRYSSMDEIVEECNSMAGQLDVWKLLDDAHHLVVTLHDKIETLSSRSLSV, encoded by the exons ATGAAGTCGTTACGGCGAAGCCACACTTCAACGTCCTCGGCGAATTCGTCTTCCACTTCGTtaccatcttcatcttcttctacgACTTCTACTTCACCTCCTTCGTCTTCTTCGTCGTGGATCCATCTCCGATCGGTTCTCTTTGTGGCTAATCCTTCATCTCCATCTTCTGTAACTTCTTCCGATCG AAGCAGCCGACGGAAGTCACCGTGGTCTCGCCGGAAAAGAAAACGGCCCTTGACGCCGCATCAGTGGAGGAGTTTATTTACTACGGAAGGGAAACTTCGTGATGGCGGGGTTAGGTTTCTGAAGAAAGTTAGAAGCAGA GGTGTTGATCCAAGTATTCGTGGAGAAGTGTGGCTCTTCTTGCTCGGAGT CTATGATTTGAATAGTACTAGTGAAGAACGGGAAGCTGTTAAAACACAAAGAAG AAATGAGTATGAGAAACTACAAAGACGGTGCAAGATGCTTCTCAAGCGCGGCGATGGAAGTACCGATGATCTTGAGGAAGAAGCAGACGAGCAATACGTTAGATTCATGGATGATTGCAAGACtaccaaacaaataataaacCAAGACGTGGTCTCTGCTGTGAACACTGATTCTTCTGATACTGACTCTTGCGAAGACGACGATGAAGATGTTCAGCTGCTTCCTTCTGATGTATACAGTAATAACTCTGAAGAGAATAATACTTGTCTTTTTGGTGAGATCCAAGTAGAAGACACTGTACACGAAGATTTCTCTACATGGCAACGTATCATCCGTCTCGATGCTTTACGTGCTGATTCAGACTGGGCCACTTACTCCACATCCTCGACCACAATCACAGAAACCAAAGCTCGCGGTCTAGCCGAGTCCGTCGCCTTAAAAGACTACGACCACTTAGAAGCCTGCCGGCTCCACCACGCTGCACGTCTTGTTGCTATCCTCGAAGCCTACGCTCTCTACGACCCCGAGATAGGCTACTGCCAAGGAATGAGCGACCTCTTATCCCCCATCCTCGCCGTCATCTCCGAAGACCACGACGCCTTCTGGTCCTTCGTCGGTTTCATGAAGAAAGCTCGCCACAACTTCAGGCTCGACGAGGCAGGGATCCAGAGACAGCTCCGCATCGTGTCCAAGATCATCAAATCCAAAGACTCTCAGCTCTACAAACACTTGGAGAATCTCCAGGCGGAGGATTGTAGCTTCGTCTACAGGATGGTGCTTGTGATGTTTAGGAGGGAGTTGAGCTTTGAGCAGACGCTTTGTCTGTGGGAAGTCATGTGGGCTGATCAGGCTGCTATTAGAGCTGGCGTTGGGAAGTCGCCGTGGAGCAGGATCAGGCAGCAAGCGCCTCCGACGGATGATCTCTTGCTGTACGCGATCGCGGCGCTGGTGCTGAGGAGGAAGCTGATCATACAGAGGTACAGTAGTATGGATGAGATTGTGGAGGAGTGTAATAGCATGGCGGGTCAGCTTGATGTGTGGAAGCTTCTGGATGATGCGCATCACCTTGTGGTGACGCTTCATGATAAGATTGAAACTCTTTCTTCTCGGTCTCTCAGTGTTTGA
- the LOC103852024 gene encoding GTPase-activating protein GYP7 isoform X3, whose amino-acid sequence MKSLRRSHTSTSSANSSSTSLPSSSSSTTSTSPPSSSSSWIHLRSVLFVANPSSPSSVTSSDRRRKSPWSRRKRKRPLTPHQWRSLFTTEGKLRDGGVRFLKKVRSRGVDPSIRGEVWLFLLGVYDLNSTSEEREAVKTQRRNEYEKLQRRCKMLLKRGDGSTDDLEEEADEQYVRFMDDCKTTKQIINQDVVSAVNTDSSDTDSCEDDDEDVQLLPSDVYSNNSEENNTCLFGEIQVEDTVHEDFSTWQRIIRLDALRADSDWATYSTSSTTITETKARGLAESVALKDYDHLEACRLHHAARLVAILEAYALYDPEIGYCQGMSDLLSPILAVISEDHDAFWSFVGFMKKARHNFRLDEAGIQRQLRIVSKIIKSKDSQLYKHLENLQAEDCSFVYRMVLVMFRRELSFEQTLCLWEVMWADQAAIRAGVGKSPWSRIRQQAPPTDDLLLYAIAALVLRRKLIIQRYSSMDEIVEECNSMAGQLDVWKLLDDAHHLVVTLHDKIETLSSRSLSV is encoded by the exons ATGAAGTCGTTACGGCGAAGCCACACTTCAACGTCCTCGGCGAATTCGTCTTCCACTTCGTtaccatcttcatcttcttctacgACTTCTACTTCACCTCCTTCGTCTTCTTCGTCGTGGATCCATCTCCGATCGGTTCTCTTTGTGGCTAATCCTTCATCTCCATCTTCTGTAACTTCTTCCGATCG CCGACGGAAGTCACCGTGGTCTCGCCGGAAAAGAAAACGGCCCTTGACGCCGCATCAGTGGAGGAGTTTATTTACTACGGAAGGGAAACTTCGTGATGGCGGGGTTAGGTTTCTGAAGAAAGTTAGAAGCAGA GGTGTTGATCCAAGTATTCGTGGAGAAGTGTGGCTCTTCTTGCTCGGAGT CTATGATTTGAATAGTACTAGTGAAGAACGGGAAGCTGTTAAAACACAAAGAAG AAATGAGTATGAGAAACTACAAAGACGGTGCAAGATGCTTCTCAAGCGCGGCGATGGAAGTACCGATGATCTTGAGGAAGAAGCAGACGAGCAATACGTTAGATTCATGGATGATTGCAAGACtaccaaacaaataataaacCAAGACGTGGTCTCTGCTGTGAACACTGATTCTTCTGATACTGACTCTTGCGAAGACGACGATGAAGATGTTCAGCTGCTTCCTTCTGATGTATACAGTAATAACTCTGAAGAGAATAATACTTGTCTTTTTGGTGAGATCCAAGTAGAAGACACTGTACACGAAGATTTCTCTACATGGCAACGTATCATCCGTCTCGATGCTTTACGTGCTGATTCAGACTGGGCCACTTACTCCACATCCTCGACCACAATCACAGAAACCAAAGCTCGCGGTCTAGCCGAGTCCGTCGCCTTAAAAGACTACGACCACTTAGAAGCCTGCCGGCTCCACCACGCTGCACGTCTTGTTGCTATCCTCGAAGCCTACGCTCTCTACGACCCCGAGATAGGCTACTGCCAAGGAATGAGCGACCTCTTATCCCCCATCCTCGCCGTCATCTCCGAAGACCACGACGCCTTCTGGTCCTTCGTCGGTTTCATGAAGAAAGCTCGCCACAACTTCAGGCTCGACGAGGCAGGGATCCAGAGACAGCTCCGCATCGTGTCCAAGATCATCAAATCCAAAGACTCTCAGCTCTACAAACACTTGGAGAATCTCCAGGCGGAGGATTGTAGCTTCGTCTACAGGATGGTGCTTGTGATGTTTAGGAGGGAGTTGAGCTTTGAGCAGACGCTTTGTCTGTGGGAAGTCATGTGGGCTGATCAGGCTGCTATTAGAGCTGGCGTTGGGAAGTCGCCGTGGAGCAGGATCAGGCAGCAAGCGCCTCCGACGGATGATCTCTTGCTGTACGCGATCGCGGCGCTGGTGCTGAGGAGGAAGCTGATCATACAGAGGTACAGTAGTATGGATGAGATTGTGGAGGAGTGTAATAGCATGGCGGGTCAGCTTGATGTGTGGAAGCTTCTGGATGATGCGCATCACCTTGTGGTGACGCTTCATGATAAGATTGAAACTCTTTCTTCTCGGTCTCTCAGTGTTTGA
- the LOC103852024 gene encoding GTPase-activating protein GYP7 isoform X4 produces MKSLRRSHTSTSSANSSSTSLPSSSSSTTSTSPPSSSSSWIHLRSVLFVANPSSPSSVTSSDRSSRRKSPWSRRKRKRPLTPHQWRSLFTTEGKLRDGGVRFLKKVRSRGVDPSIRGEVWLFLLGVTSEEREAVKTQRRNEYEKLQRRCKMLLKRGDGSTDDLEEEADEQYVRFMDDCKTTKQIINQDVVSAVNTDSSDTDSCEDDDEDVQLLPSDVYSNNSEENNTCLFGEIQVEDTVHEDFSTWQRIIRLDALRADSDWATYSTSSTTITETKARGLAESVALKDYDHLEACRLHHAARLVAILEAYALYDPEIGYCQGMSDLLSPILAVISEDHDAFWSFVGFMKKARHNFRLDEAGIQRQLRIVSKIIKSKDSQLYKHLENLQAEDCSFVYRMVLVMFRRELSFEQTLCLWEVMWADQAAIRAGVGKSPWSRIRQQAPPTDDLLLYAIAALVLRRKLIIQRYSSMDEIVEECNSMAGQLDVWKLLDDAHHLVVTLHDKIETLSSRSLSV; encoded by the exons ATGAAGTCGTTACGGCGAAGCCACACTTCAACGTCCTCGGCGAATTCGTCTTCCACTTCGTtaccatcttcatcttcttctacgACTTCTACTTCACCTCCTTCGTCTTCTTCGTCGTGGATCCATCTCCGATCGGTTCTCTTTGTGGCTAATCCTTCATCTCCATCTTCTGTAACTTCTTCCGATCG AAGCAGCCGACGGAAGTCACCGTGGTCTCGCCGGAAAAGAAAACGGCCCTTGACGCCGCATCAGTGGAGGAGTTTATTTACTACGGAAGGGAAACTTCGTGATGGCGGGGTTAGGTTTCTGAAGAAAGTTAGAAGCAGA GGTGTTGATCCAAGTATTCGTGGAGAAGTGTGGCTCTTCTTGCTCGGAGT TACTAGTGAAGAACGGGAAGCTGTTAAAACACAAAGAAG AAATGAGTATGAGAAACTACAAAGACGGTGCAAGATGCTTCTCAAGCGCGGCGATGGAAGTACCGATGATCTTGAGGAAGAAGCAGACGAGCAATACGTTAGATTCATGGATGATTGCAAGACtaccaaacaaataataaacCAAGACGTGGTCTCTGCTGTGAACACTGATTCTTCTGATACTGACTCTTGCGAAGACGACGATGAAGATGTTCAGCTGCTTCCTTCTGATGTATACAGTAATAACTCTGAAGAGAATAATACTTGTCTTTTTGGTGAGATCCAAGTAGAAGACACTGTACACGAAGATTTCTCTACATGGCAACGTATCATCCGTCTCGATGCTTTACGTGCTGATTCAGACTGGGCCACTTACTCCACATCCTCGACCACAATCACAGAAACCAAAGCTCGCGGTCTAGCCGAGTCCGTCGCCTTAAAAGACTACGACCACTTAGAAGCCTGCCGGCTCCACCACGCTGCACGTCTTGTTGCTATCCTCGAAGCCTACGCTCTCTACGACCCCGAGATAGGCTACTGCCAAGGAATGAGCGACCTCTTATCCCCCATCCTCGCCGTCATCTCCGAAGACCACGACGCCTTCTGGTCCTTCGTCGGTTTCATGAAGAAAGCTCGCCACAACTTCAGGCTCGACGAGGCAGGGATCCAGAGACAGCTCCGCATCGTGTCCAAGATCATCAAATCCAAAGACTCTCAGCTCTACAAACACTTGGAGAATCTCCAGGCGGAGGATTGTAGCTTCGTCTACAGGATGGTGCTTGTGATGTTTAGGAGGGAGTTGAGCTTTGAGCAGACGCTTTGTCTGTGGGAAGTCATGTGGGCTGATCAGGCTGCTATTAGAGCTGGCGTTGGGAAGTCGCCGTGGAGCAGGATCAGGCAGCAAGCGCCTCCGACGGATGATCTCTTGCTGTACGCGATCGCGGCGCTGGTGCTGAGGAGGAAGCTGATCATACAGAGGTACAGTAGTATGGATGAGATTGTGGAGGAGTGTAATAGCATGGCGGGTCAGCTTGATGTGTGGAAGCTTCTGGATGATGCGCATCACCTTGTGGTGACGCTTCATGATAAGATTGAAACTCTTTCTTCTCGGTCTCTCAGTGTTTGA